In Pirellulales bacterium, the sequence GCCGGCTTGAACGAAGACGAGCGAGCGCAAGTGCTGGCCGAGGGGACGAAATGGCCGAGTTCCGCGCTTTCCGTGCTGGCAAAACTGCCCGACAATCCGGGGGCGGAGACCTTGGCTCAGCTTCAAGCGCTCGACCGGCAGCTTGTCGGAATGGACGGCGAACCGGCGCGCAAGCTGGGGATCGGCATCGTCGCCGTGCTCGGGCATAGCGGCGATTCGCAGGCGATGGCTTATTTGCGCGATACCTATGAAAAGGATCCGGATCGCCGCGGCTATATCGCCATGGCCTTGGCCGAGCATCCCGAGGGAGAGAATTGGCCGATCCTGATCCGATCGCTGCCGATCGTGGACGGCTCGTTCGCGCAGCAGGTGCTCGTCAAGTTGGCGACGGTGGATCAGGCGCCGGACTCGCCGGAGCCGTATCGCCAGGTGATTCTGCGCGGCTTGAAATTGCAGGAGAACGGCGGACCGCTCGCCGTTGCGCTGTTGGAGAAATGGGTCGGCAAGAAGATGGGCGAGCCCGACGCGAAGTGGGACGCATCCCTGGCGGCATGGCAGAAATGGTTTACGGAGACCTATCCCGACCAGCCCGAGGCCAAGCTGCCCGAGGATTCCGCGAGCAATCGCTGGACGTACGACGAGCTGTTTAGCTTCCTCAATTCGAAAGAGGCGGCCAAAGGAAGCGCACAGCGCGGGGCCGCCGTGTTTACCAAGGCCCAGTGCATCAAGTGCCATCGGTTCGGCGAACGCGGCGAGGGAGTTGGACCGGACCTAACGACCGTCAGCCGCCGCTTTCAAAAGAAAGAAATCCTCGAATCGATCCTCTATCCATCGCAGGTGATCTCGGATCAATACGCCAGCAAGTCGGTGCTGCGAACGGACGGCCGGACGGAGTGGGGCATCGTCGCCCCGCAAGCCGATGGCTCCGTCATCGTGCTGCAATCCGACGCCACGAAGGTCCGCATCCCGAAGGACGAAATCGACACGATCACTCCGATCAAGAAATCGGCGATGCCCGAGGGGCTGCTCAATCCGCTCTCACTGGAAGAGATCGCTGATCTGTTCACGTATCTCAATCAATCGCCGGAGCCGCAGGTGAGCCAAGGGCGAGGAGGCAGCGGGCAGGAAGCAGGAGGCAGGAGGCAGTAGGGCGACCTCATGCGGTGATCTCGCGCATGATTTCATCTGCCGTAGTTGGCCGGCAGCTACCTGCCGCGAAATCTTCCCGTGCTTCCTGCACGTCAGCCGTGACTCGCTTGCGCCCTTGCTCGGCCAAGCGGCGGCGAGTGACGAATATCAACATCTCTTGCTCGTCAGCGGAAAGATGATCCACCGCTTCCAATACCTCTGCGAACGGCAACGCTGATGCCACGTTTGATCTCCTAAGTCATTTGCTCGAATGGACGACAAATTTACATTATTTCACGCGCCCTTCCGCATTCCAAGTGGCTTCAGCTCGAGTGGCACGCCCCCGCTACCCCTGGCCTTTGGCCCCTGGCCCCTGGCCCCGGTATTTCCGGCTGGCTTCTTCTAGCGTACGGCGTTCGTCGGCGGTGAGGCTGGACTCGCCTTCGCGGGTGATCTTGCTCAGGATCTGATCGACCCGTTGCTGCAACTGCGGATCGTCGCGGGCATCGCGATCATCGCCGCGATGAACCCGGAATTTCGGGCGGCGGAACGTTTGAGTAATCCAGCGTCCCGGCCAGAGCGAAAACAAGGTCCAATGGCTTTGGCAATAGATGTAGCCAAATGCGGCGCCCGCCAAATGGGCAGTGTTCGCCACATGTTCGCCCGTTAGCTCGAAACGCCCAGTCGCCCCGGCGACATCGATCGCGATGAATATGATGCCGGCCACCCAGGCCGGTGCTGGAATGAAAAGGAAGAGCAAAAGCATCCGGTTCGGGTAATGAAGGATATAGATCATCGTGATCCCGACGACTGCGCCCGATGCGCCATAGACGCCCGATGCATGATCGCGCAACAGCATGTTGAGAACGACCCATGCCAGCCCAGACAGGACGATTAGGCTCAAGTAGAGGCGATAGAACTCGTTCTTGCCGTAAATGCCCTCCACGTCTCGGCCGAACATCCACAGGCCAAACATATTCATAAGGATGTGCATCTGTCCGTAAGGGTCATGCACGAAGCCGTATGTTACGAGTTGCCACGCCTGCAAAGGATGTCGGAACAAATCCGCCGAGAGAGCCAAACGG encodes:
- a CDS encoding rhomboid family intramembrane serine protease translates to MGIYDRDYYRNEPRHSGIGDWSAVTTLIVINAVVYVADIFTPDHWLANRLALSADLFRHPLQAWQLVTYGFVHDPYGQMHILMNMFGLWMFGRDVEGIYGKNEFYRLYLSLIVLSGLAWVVLNMLLRDHASGVYGASGAVVGITMIYILHYPNRMLLLFLFIPAPAWVAGIIFIAIDVAGATGRFELTGEHVANTAHLAGAAFGYIYCQSHWTLFSLWPGRWITQTFRRPKFRVHRGDDRDARDDPQLQQRVDQILSKITREGESSLTADERRTLEEASRKYRGQGPGAKGQG